One Tenebrio molitor chromosome 2, icTenMoli1.1, whole genome shotgun sequence genomic region harbors:
- the LOC138124937 gene encoding uncharacterized protein — MIGDEQEIRCWLKSVLTEENIDDFSVQILGNSEKGDGYNGDIHFARLASADTHPPKEYNLVLKCSKRSQALREKFPVKESFFNEIFIYKTVLPVFTQFQLERGINKPFDSVPQYYGQFTSENLEVLVFENLKSVGYTLCNRKQPLTRKHIDVVMTEYSKFHATSFAMKDQQPEKFEELSTGLIDVFKMSIENMDMESLFRNCIDDVYDLLKGDLDDNTLLTWKNFKSQIKCMFKDMYEQSDTRKVIIHGDNFMFKHAPDNDILPVEVAILDWQIAKSFSYFLFTCISKEDIEDLDEILKVYHKSLTSYLNRMGTDSSVYPLDIFLEDWKKYCRYGIAMSSMLFKICATDKDEAVEVGQIADNGQNFEDMFSYEVKDMISYNNRARHVVKYVVENNLI, encoded by the exons ATGATTGGTGACGAGCAAGAAATACGTTGTTGGTTAAAAAGTGTCTTGACAGAAGAAAACATCGATGATTTTTCGGTGCAGATATTGGGAAATTCAGAAAAAGGTGATGGCTACAATGGAGACATACATTTCGCCCGTTTGGCAAGTGCTGATACTCATCCCCCAAAGGAATATAATCTGGTGTTAAAATGCAGCAAACGAAGTCAAGCTTTAAGAGAAAAGTTCCCAGTGAAagaatcattttttaatgaaatcttCATATATAAAACAGTGTTGCCCGTTTTTACTCAGTTTCAACTTGAAAGGGGAATTAATAAACCATTTGATAGTGTTCCACAATATTACGGACAATTCACCAGCGAAAACTTGGAAGTTctagtttttgaaaatttgaaaagtgtTGGTTACACTCTGTGCAACAGAAAACAACCATTGACGAGAAAGCACATAGACGTGGTCATGACGGAATATAGTAAATTTCATGCCACTTCCTTTGCTATGAAGGACCAACAACCAGAAAAGTTTGAAGAGTTAAGTACAGGATTAATTGATGTGTTCAAAATGTCTATAGAAAATATGGACATGGAAAGTTTGTTCAGAAATTGCATTGATGATGTGTACGACTTGTTAAAAGGAGATCTCGATGACAACACTTTATTGACTTGGAAAAACTTCAAAAGCCAAATAAAATGCATGTTCAAGGATATGTATGAGCAATCAGATACCAGGAAAGTAATTATTCACGGAGACAATTTCATGTTTAAACATGCA CCAGACAATGACATTCTCCCGGTAGAAGTAGCAATTTTGGACTGGCAAATAGCGAAGAGCTTTTCATATTTCTTATTCACTTGTATATCCAAAGAAGATATTGAGGACTTGGacgaaattttgaaagtttatCATAAGTCCTTAACATCATATTTAAACAGAATGGGTACCGATTCGAGTGTGTATCCGTTGGACATATTTTTGGAAGATTGGAAGAAATACTGTAGATACGGCATTGCAATGAGCAGTatgttgtttaaaatttgtgccACCGACAAAGATGAAGCGGTTGAAGTAGGTCAAATAGCTGACAACggtcaaaattttgaagataTGTTTTCATATGAAGTTAAAGACATGATTAGTTACAATAACAGAGCACGACACGTTGTAAAATATGTAGTGGAAAATAATCTAATTTAG
- the LOC138124878 gene encoding uncharacterized protein — protein sequence MNTASNSGEDEIKSWLKCALAKENLVDFTVTRTGNSEKGDGYMGEVIFVTVSGLTKNNSSQVYHLVLKCSKRSQALRESVPVKASFENEINLYMDILPVFRKFAADKGITDVFDSVPKCYGSFTAEDLEVVVLENLKIKNYYLFDRTKPLPRDHLKLLLEQYGKFHATSAAIKDQQPDTFKRVVEGIQDVWEIFTEKTDATKFFQHPLDEAYELLKSELTPEVADKLNNFKNQILYILKELIYDARHFFVVTHGDCWNNNFMFKSEGENGKLKVAMLDWQTTRVCSPAVDVSYFILACSSEEDLIHCDDLLKIYYNSFSKQLKKLGSDAETILPFSQFLNDFKLFGKYGFMLTALAVKAALSDKDEAPDMAETAVSGFEKTFSYKSKNQSSLKSRMLYIVKHAAEQGIL from the exons ATGAATACTGCATCAAACAGTGGAgaagatgaaataaaatcatgGTTGAAATGCGCTCTGGCAAAGGAAAATCTTGTAGATTTTACCGTAACTCGCACAGGAAATTCCGAAAAAGGTGACGGCTACATGGGTGAAGTTATTTTCGTTACTGTGTCTGGTTTAACTAAAAATAATTCGTCGCAAGTGTAtcatttggtattaaaatgtAGCAAGAGGAGTCAAGCATTGAGGGAAAGTGTACCAGTCAAAGCAAGTTTCGAAaacgaaattaatttgtatatgGACATATTACCCGTTTTTCGGAAATTTGCAGCAGACAAAGGTATTACCGATGTTTTTGACAGTGTTCCCAAGTGTTATGGAAGTTTCACGGCCGAAGACTTAGAGGTCGTAGTTCTTGAAAatctaaaaatcaaaaattattacttgtTTGATAGAACAAAGCCACTGCCAAGAGATCATCTTAAACTGCTTCTCGAACAATATGGAAAATTTCACGCAACTTCGGCGGCAATTAAAGACCAACAGCCGGACACATTTAAACGAGTTGTTGAAGGAATCCAGGATGTTTGGGAGATATTTACAGAAAAAACTGACGCAACAAAGTTTTTTCAACATCCACTAGACGAAGCTTATGAATTGCTGAAATCTGAGTTGACACCAGAAGTAGCAGACAAACTGAACAATTTCAAGAACCAAATTTTATACATCCTGAAGGAATTAATATATGACgcaagacatttttttgtcGTTACTCATGGTGACTGCTGGAATAATAACTTCATGTTTAAATCTGAG GGAGAAAATGGAAAGCTAAAAGTAGCCATGTTGGATTGGCAGACTACCAGAGTGTGTAGTCCAGCTGTTGACGTATCTTACTTCATACTAGCTTGCAGCTCTGAAGAAGATCTAATTCATTGTGATGACTTGTTGAAAATATATTACAATAGCTTTTccaaacaattgaaaaaactaGGAAGCGATGCCGAAACAATATTACCATTTTCTCAATTTCTTAATGATTTTAAGTTATTTGGAAAATACGGGTTCATGCTTACGGCGTTAGCGGTTAAAGCTGCTCTCAGTGATAAGGACGAAGCTCCCGATATGGCTGAAACTGCAGTAAGTGGTTTtgagaaaacattttcttataaaagtaaGAATCAGTCTAGTCTTAAAAGCAGAATGTTGTATATTGTAAAACATGCCGCAGAGCAAggtattttgtaa